The following are encoded in a window of Centroberyx gerrardi isolate f3 chromosome 1, fCenGer3.hap1.cur.20231027, whole genome shotgun sequence genomic DNA:
- the LOC139907849 gene encoding DNA/RNA-binding protein ALBA1-like has translation MFTGCGVVSGQSHYLTRDAVRPHPGLEVNRQIQMDDGVTPGTCPAYQGQTYSNAGQPSVVNTVSSHPKPVPLPAPPPALKLGQGGFKKVCRTEEDSPCPFPGLASGVLEMRVKEGSKIRNLMGFAMARMQGEKGVSGGGVSGGGLRQVVFTGSGRAVTKTITCAEIMKRKVGSLHQLTKLRYKGVKEVWESHEGGTSEMTVHRTVPSISILLSKDPLDPQEPGYQPPETLSALWEEREGVDASQTACKRPLGPLPYSGFPDCKRVCLGEGGSVLPPR, from the coding sequence ATGTTCACGGGGTGTGGAGTGGTCAGTGGCCAGAGCCATTACCTGACCAGAGATGCTGTCAGGCCCCATCCTGGGCTGGAGGTGAACAGACAGATCCAAATGGACGATGGAGTAACCCCAGGGACCTGCCCTGCCTACCAGGGTCAAACTTATAGCAATGCGGGGCAGCCATCAGTTGTCAACACCGTGTCCAGCCACCCAAAGCCAGTCCCACTACCAGCGCCTCCCCCTGCACTCAAACTAGGGCAGGGGGGGTTCAAGAAGGTCTGCCGAACTGAGGAGGACAGCCCCTGCCCCTTCCCAGGACTGGCCTCTGGTGTGCTGGAGATGCGCGTGAAGGAGGGCAGTAAGATCCGCAACTTAATGGGCTTTGCCATGGCGCGcatgcagggagagaaaggcgtCAGCGGGGGAGGTGTGAGCGGCGGTGGGCTCAGGCAGGTCGTCTTCACCGGGTCGGGTCGCGCTGTCACTAAGACCATCACCTGTGCTGAGATCATGAAACGCAAAGTGGGCTCTCTGCACCAGCTGACCAAACTGCGGTACAAGGGGGTGAAGGAGGTGTGGGAGAGTCACGAAGGGGGGACGTCGGAGATGACGGTGCACAGGACCGTGCCCTCCATCAGCATCCTTCTTTCCAAAGACCCCCTGGACCCCCAGGAACCAGGCTACCAGCCTCCGGAGACCctcagtgcattgtgggaggaaagggagggtgtGGATGCCTCGCAAACGGCATGCAAGAGACCCCTTGGTCCGTTGCCATACAGCGgtttccctgactgtaagagagTGTGTTTGGGGGAGGGAGGCTCAGTCCTCCCCCCTCGCTGA